A stretch of the Natribaculum luteum genome encodes the following:
- a CDS encoding RidA family protein — MTFETHHTGTNWEGDAAFSQVATVPADHSFVVTAGQVAYDDDGNVVGIGDIEKQTRKAFENLDRTLKSADASMDDVLKLRYSITELEYYETVKDVRDEYLSEPYPTGMLAVVNGLATPRLLIEIEALAAISDK, encoded by the coding sequence ATGACGTTCGAGACACACCACACCGGGACGAACTGGGAAGGAGACGCTGCGTTTTCACAGGTTGCCACGGTCCCCGCCGATCACTCGTTCGTGGTTACGGCTGGACAAGTCGCCTACGACGACGACGGCAACGTCGTCGGCATCGGGGACATCGAAAAACAGACGCGAAAGGCGTTCGAGAATCTCGACCGGACGCTCAAGTCAGCAGATGCATCGATGGACGACGTACTCAAACTTCGCTACTCGATTACCGAACTTGAGTACTACGAAACGGTCAAAGACGTCCGCGACGAGTACCTCTCGGAACCGTATCCGACCGGAATGCTCGCGGTCGTCAACGGGCTCGCCACACCCAGACTGCTGATCGAGATCGAGGCACTCGCGGCGATTTCCGACAAGTGA
- a CDS encoding EamA family transporter translates to MGLIPDVYLFALLAALFWGASPVLTKSGIVRGGTSLQGSLVVVAVGTICYFASLAVLGDVTDLLSLSPIAVLVFTSSGAAGAVAWMASFTGVDRVGASINSAGFNTHPLFATVIALLFLGEAMSLQTTFGIVVIVVGLTVVATSKGGDKAGWDIAELVFPLSAAAAYAVSNVVRRYGLTRTSVTTLEAITVNAIATLAALLVYAAVARDRQLVPPVDALRPFIWSGLLSAFALFFLFEAFARGSVAIVSALSGLSPVVATVVSAVVLTDIERVTLGIATGVSLVVCGATLITLA, encoded by the coding sequence ATGGGTCTTATTCCAGACGTGTATCTGTTCGCACTCCTCGCAGCGCTTTTTTGGGGAGCTAGCCCCGTGCTGACGAAGTCTGGTATCGTTCGTGGTGGGACGTCACTCCAGGGATCTCTCGTTGTCGTCGCCGTCGGAACGATCTGCTATTTTGCTAGCCTTGCTGTTCTCGGTGATGTCACTGACCTCCTGTCGCTCTCGCCGATTGCAGTGCTCGTGTTTACTTCGTCGGGGGCGGCCGGTGCGGTAGCGTGGATGGCGTCTTTTACTGGCGTCGACCGAGTCGGGGCAAGTATCAACAGTGCCGGGTTCAACACTCATCCGCTCTTTGCCACAGTCATCGCGCTACTCTTCCTCGGAGAAGCAATGTCGCTCCAGACTACGTTTGGGATCGTCGTCATCGTCGTCGGCCTCACAGTTGTCGCCACGTCGAAGGGCGGAGATAAAGCTGGATGGGACATCGCCGAGCTCGTCTTCCCGCTTTCGGCTGCAGCGGCCTACGCCGTCTCGAACGTGGTGCGACGGTACGGACTGACGCGTACGAGTGTGACGACGCTAGAGGCGATCACCGTGAACGCGATCGCTACTCTCGCCGCTCTCCTCGTCTACGCCGCGGTGGCTCGCGACAGACAACTCGTTCCGCCGGTAGATGCACTACGGCCGTTCATCTGGAGTGGTCTGCTCTCGGCATTTGCGCTCTTCTTTCTGTTTGAGGCGTTCGCCCGCGGATCAGTTGCGATAGTCTCTGCCCTCTCTGGTCTATCTCCCGTCGTCGCTACCGTTGTCAGCGCTGTCGTTCTCACCGACATCGAACGAGTGACTCTCGGAATCGCCACCGGTGTGTCTCTGGTTGTGTGTGGGGCGACGCTCATAACGTTGGCGTAG
- a CDS encoding ester cyclase: MTDTTTRSDGAELAQRLIEEVWSKGQLEVIDEIVSEDYVDYFAGEPNVRGREGLKEYVTETRESFPDFGKDIEGLVVNGDSVALRFTATGTHEGEYGGIEPTGKEISFAGSIFFHIDDGEITATYESADMLGLMEQLDAV; encoded by the coding sequence ATGACCGACACGACAACGAGATCGGACGGTGCAGAACTGGCGCAGCGACTAATCGAGGAGGTCTGGAGCAAGGGCCAACTCGAGGTGATCGACGAGATCGTCTCCGAGGACTACGTCGACTACTTCGCGGGCGAGCCCAACGTCCGCGGCCGTGAGGGGCTCAAGGAGTATGTCACGGAGACCCGGGAGAGCTTCCCCGACTTCGGGAAGGACATCGAGGGACTCGTCGTGAACGGCGACTCGGTCGCCCTCCGGTTCACTGCGACGGGAACCCACGAAGGCGAGTACGGGGGTATCGAGCCGACGGGCAAGGAAATCTCGTTCGCTGGCTCCATCTTCTTCCACATCGACGACGGCGAGATCACGGCGACCTACGAGAGCGCCGACATGTTGGGACTCATGGAACAGTTGGACGCCGTTTAG
- a CDS encoding NAD(P)/FAD-dependent oxidoreductase: MSQKYDVIIVGGGIVGCMAARELAPDHDVLVVERDQIGGGATGKASGLVTVVEEYSDTPAAAAHAIEFFREYDGTGHFSFHERSYVELRSDEHDVASLRDHAATLRENGFDAAFHTPDELENRFPDTFELDGHAGGIVYEDAGWLDPYTFVTTVKEDAERDGATFLTGVEVDDLAVEDGSIVGVDTEADERIRAEQVVVAAGWRTRQFVSEHVSIPTRPYRYQTYNLDHERTLTEEFPMAWDEHSHLYFRAEPNGELHIGGGTYFVKPPGTPRSTTTEGFQRLIAGTIPELITNLGEAQFVAGDTCRFGDSATPDRYPIIDAPAEAPEGLAVATGTHGFGIMAAPVIGTAIRMVVTDEDGPFSVDEFSLDRFEDRSTDFGSSYIAESPELVGPQS; encoded by the coding sequence ATGAGCCAGAAGTACGATGTTATTATCGTCGGTGGAGGAATCGTCGGCTGTATGGCCGCTCGAGAGCTGGCACCGGACCACGATGTCCTCGTCGTCGAACGGGACCAGATCGGTGGAGGCGCCACGGGCAAGGCGTCTGGGCTCGTCACGGTCGTAGAAGAGTACTCCGATACCCCGGCCGCCGCAGCACACGCTATCGAGTTCTTCCGCGAATACGACGGAACCGGTCACTTCTCGTTCCACGAGCGATCGTACGTGGAGCTCCGGTCGGATGAACACGACGTCGCGTCACTGCGTGACCACGCTGCGACGCTCCGTGAAAACGGGTTCGACGCGGCGTTTCACACCCCGGATGAACTGGAGAACCGCTTCCCCGATACGTTCGAACTCGACGGCCACGCAGGTGGCATCGTCTACGAGGACGCCGGCTGGCTCGATCCGTACACGTTTGTGACGACGGTGAAAGAGGACGCTGAGCGTGACGGGGCGACGTTCCTGACTGGCGTCGAGGTTGACGATCTCGCTGTTGAAGACGGCAGCATCGTCGGGGTCGACACCGAAGCAGACGAGCGAATCCGGGCTGAACAGGTGGTCGTGGCCGCCGGCTGGCGGACCAGACAGTTTGTTTCCGAACACGTCAGCATCCCGACTCGACCGTACCGGTACCAGACGTACAACCTCGACCACGAACGCACCCTCACAGAGGAGTTCCCGATGGCATGGGACGAACACTCGCACCTCTACTTCCGTGCGGAGCCAAACGGGGAACTGCACATCGGAGGTGGAACGTACTTCGTGAAACCGCCAGGAACGCCTCGGTCGACGACGACAGAAGGGTTCCAGCGTCTCATCGCGGGAACAATTCCCGAGCTGATCACCAACCTCGGTGAGGCGCAATTCGTCGCCGGTGACACCTGCCGATTTGGCGATTCTGCCACCCCTGACCGGTATCCGATCATCGATGCCCCTGCTGAAGCGCCCGAGGGGCTCGCCGTCGCCACCGGGACACACGGATTCGGAATCATGGCAGCCCCCGTGATCGGCACGGCGATTCGGATGGTCGTCACCGACGAGGATGGCCCGTTCTCCGTGGACGAGTTCTCGCTCGACCGGTTCGAGGATCGGTCCACCGACTTCGGTTCGTCGTACATCGCCGAATCACCGGAGTTGGTCGGTCCACAGAGTTGA
- a CDS encoding CoA-acylating methylmalonate-semialdehyde dehydrogenase, translated as MAETTKLQHGEVQNYVDGTWATASEDGQRVDNPATNESIARVGFSSESDVDDAVTAGQDAFKTWRRTPIEERIQPLFEFKQLLEEHQDELAELLVQEHGKTIGEAKGELRRGIENVEVACGMPTLMQAGHVENAAPKIDETAVRQPLGVFAAVTPFNFPGMIPLWFLPYAVATGNSFILKPSEQAPLTARKLFELLDETSLPDGVVQLVNGGVDTVDTILEHDGIEGVSFVGSTPVAETIYEKAAANGKRVQAQGGAKNHVIVTESANLEFAAEKAVSSALACSGERCLANDVVVVEESVYEDFVDLVVAEADRQVVGYGLNDDTTIGPLISPEHEQRVRNYVETGISEGAELVYDGRDVTIDGYENGNFLGPCIFRDVTTDMVISREEIFGPVLGLMPAAGIDEAIEIMNQSQFGNAASLFTGKGSEAKKFRHDAEAGNLAVNAGTAAPMAFFHFGGQKDSFFGDLHAQAEDVVRFYTDETVYIERWPDN; from the coding sequence ATGGCTGAAACAACGAAGTTACAACACGGTGAAGTCCAGAACTACGTCGACGGGACGTGGGCCACCGCCAGTGAGGACGGTCAGCGAGTCGACAATCCAGCGACGAACGAGTCAATCGCGAGGGTCGGATTCAGCTCCGAGAGCGACGTCGACGACGCGGTGACGGCTGGACAAGACGCATTCAAAACGTGGCGGCGGACGCCTATCGAAGAGCGAATCCAGCCGCTGTTCGAATTCAAACAGCTCCTCGAGGAGCACCAGGACGAACTCGCCGAGCTTCTGGTCCAAGAGCATGGCAAGACCATCGGCGAGGCCAAGGGAGAACTCCGTCGCGGGATCGAGAACGTGGAGGTGGCCTGTGGGATGCCAACCCTGATGCAGGCTGGGCACGTTGAGAACGCCGCCCCGAAGATCGACGAGACCGCAGTCCGCCAGCCGCTCGGCGTGTTCGCGGCAGTTACGCCGTTTAATTTTCCGGGAATGATCCCGCTGTGGTTTCTCCCTTACGCGGTCGCGACTGGAAACAGCTTCATCCTGAAACCGAGCGAACAGGCCCCACTGACCGCACGGAAACTGTTCGAACTTCTAGACGAAACGTCTCTCCCCGACGGCGTCGTCCAGCTTGTCAATGGTGGTGTTGATACGGTCGACACCATCCTCGAACACGACGGTATCGAGGGCGTTTCCTTCGTCGGGAGTACCCCGGTCGCGGAGACCATCTACGAAAAGGCCGCCGCCAACGGAAAGCGCGTGCAAGCCCAGGGTGGCGCGAAGAATCACGTCATCGTGACTGAGTCGGCGAACCTCGAGTTCGCTGCCGAGAAAGCCGTCTCGTCCGCACTTGCCTGTTCGGGTGAGCGGTGTCTCGCCAACGACGTCGTGGTCGTGGAGGAATCCGTCTACGAAGACTTCGTCGATCTCGTGGTCGCCGAAGCCGACCGACAGGTGGTCGGCTACGGCCTCAACGACGACACGACGATCGGTCCGCTGATCTCCCCTGAACACGAACAGCGCGTCCGCAACTACGTCGAAACCGGCATCAGTGAAGGCGCGGAACTCGTCTACGACGGGCGTGATGTGACGATCGACGGCTACGAGAACGGTAACTTCCTTGGCCCCTGCATCTTCCGAGACGTGACCACCGATATGGTCATCAGCCGAGAGGAAATCTTCGGACCAGTACTCGGCCTAATGCCCGCCGCCGGTATCGACGAAGCCATCGAAATCATGAACCAGAGCCAGTTCGGCAACGCTGCGAGCCTCTTCACGGGCAAGGGGAGCGAGGCGAAGAAATTCCGGCACGACGCCGAAGCCGGGAACCTCGCGGTCAATGCCGGTACCGCCGCACCGATGGCGTTCTTCCACTTCGGTGGACAGAAGGACTCCTTCTTCGGAGACCTCCACGCCCAAGCAGAGGACGTGGTTCGGTTCTACACCGACGAGACCGTCTACATCGAGCGCTGGCCGGACAACTGA
- a CDS encoding glutamine synthetase family protein has protein sequence MERDSSGTEMERQIDELGIDHVFVEFPDINGISRSKQLSAEKFLSTWETGPTMNLAVLVQTPRNEVPEGSGLAEEIGFADGRLRPLPETFRPLPWRKNAARVLCDLEYRGEPVAAAPRQVLNRLLDEHGLGIDLFVGSELEFYLLEATDGGYAPVTDDKHECVSWATEEVGPFYEALSKLGEQYGVPLESLQHEHGPGQLEVLFDYGDPLSQADRTFDFKRLVKQTARLSDRYATFMAKPFADESGSGYHLHVSGFEGEENAFADGDTLSDMGQYFVGGLMEHAPALAAIGTPTLNGFKRYVPDGFVPCTASWGYDNRQTAVRIPSGIVRVESRIGSADANPYLVIAATLAAGIDGVRNELEPGDPVEGNPAGQRTPLPRSPSQALAALEADTALRELLGEDVIQAYLASKRQELQSFWSTVTQWERDQYVETL, from the coding sequence ATGGAACGCGATAGCTCGGGCACGGAAATGGAGCGACAGATCGACGAATTGGGTATCGACCACGTGTTCGTCGAATTTCCGGACATAAACGGAATCTCCCGGTCGAAGCAGCTTTCCGCCGAGAAGTTTCTTTCGACGTGGGAGACCGGTCCAACGATGAACCTCGCCGTACTGGTCCAGACGCCCCGGAACGAAGTTCCAGAGGGGTCTGGACTGGCCGAGGAGATTGGCTTCGCGGACGGCCGACTCCGACCCCTTCCGGAGACGTTCCGACCTCTTCCGTGGCGTAAGAACGCTGCACGGGTCCTCTGTGATCTTGAGTATCGCGGGGAGCCCGTCGCGGCTGCGCCACGACAGGTCCTGAATCGATTGCTCGACGAACATGGGCTCGGGATCGATCTGTTCGTCGGCAGCGAACTGGAGTTCTATCTGCTGGAAGCGACGGATGGAGGGTACGCTCCGGTGACCGACGACAAACACGAGTGTGTCTCGTGGGCGACAGAGGAAGTCGGACCGTTCTACGAGGCGCTCTCGAAGCTGGGAGAGCAGTACGGCGTGCCACTAGAGTCACTTCAGCACGAACACGGTCCGGGACAACTGGAGGTTCTGTTCGACTACGGAGACCCGCTCTCACAGGCAGACAGGACGTTCGATTTCAAGCGTCTCGTCAAGCAGACGGCTCGTCTTTCCGACCGATACGCGACGTTCATGGCCAAACCGTTCGCGGACGAGTCGGGAAGCGGATACCACCTCCACGTGAGCGGGTTCGAGGGCGAAGAGAACGCGTTCGCCGACGGCGACACGCTCTCGGACATGGGACAGTACTTCGTCGGCGGCTTGATGGAACACGCACCGGCACTCGCTGCTATTGGGACGCCGACGCTCAACGGATTCAAGCGCTACGTCCCTGACGGGTTCGTCCCTTGTACGGCGTCGTGGGGGTACGACAACCGGCAGACTGCAGTCCGTATTCCCTCTGGAATCGTCCGCGTCGAGAGCCGTATCGGTAGCGCCGACGCCAATCCGTATCTCGTGATTGCAGCCACTCTCGCAGCCGGCATCGACGGCGTTAGAAACGAACTCGAGCCAGGCGACCCTGTCGAGGGGAATCCTGCTGGACAACGGACGCCGCTCCCGCGATCACCATCTCAGGCGCTCGCAGCACTCGAAGCCGACACCGCACTCCGAGAGCTTCTCGGTGAGGACGTGATTCAAGCGTATCTCGCGTCGAAGCGACAGGAGTTGCAGTCGTTCTGGTCGACTGTCACGCAATGGGAACGCGATCAGTACGTCGAGACGCTCTAG